In Fragaria vesca subsp. vesca linkage group LG5, FraVesHawaii_1.0, whole genome shotgun sequence, the genomic stretch ACCGATACTCCTCCCTTTTAGGGAAACCATCTTTTGAAACGTCAATGCTATTTTGGGTAGCACTCGCACGATCAGTTTCTTCCATGTCCGACTCCTCTTTGTAAAATTCAAGAAACTCTGTAATTACCTTTCAATTGCAATCAAAAGCTGCAACACACTATAGCAACACCATGGTTTTTCCTCTCTTTCTGAACAATTTTAAGCTTACACTCTAAATTACAGATGCAACAAACAATCAGGAAAACAAAAACAAAACAAAACAAAACAAAACAAAAAATCAAGCTAGAACAAAAGCATCAGTTGTTGTCCAGAGGTATGAAGAGAAAATAGATATTGTCAAGTAAACATATCTGGGGAAGGACTAAAGATTTATCGTGTATATTACCCATTGTCACGAATAACTACTTTTTGTTAAGATTGTACTACAGTGAAATCTATCTAGGGGAAAGAAAAAAATGAAAGAGAATCACGTATAAAGTAGACAAAGGAGTACAGATCAGTGCAATTTATCACCATCCAGCCACTCGAGAGTAGGAACTACCTTGACCAAAAACGATTTGAAGTTTTCACCTGCAACTGTATTCCCCGATATGGCCAATTGTGTCAAGCTCATGCTTTTAAATATCAGGAAAGCATCCCAATAACTTGTCACATTGACACCTCCTTTCATAATTTGGTCGTTGTTCCAACTAATTTCTTCTGTGTGAGAAAGAGGAGACGAGCATAGATACCTTGTCTTGTCAATAGTGTGGGAACCTATCTCATTGAATGATATATCCAGCACTTGTAGTGACTTCAACATTCTCAAAGGCGCAAGAGCAGTGAAACTACCGAGCTTGTTGTTACCAAGATTTAAGCAAGATAGAAGCAGCATGGCCTCCAATCCTGTCCAAAGACCCAAGTATAAGATGCTTTTACTCTCAACAATTAAGCAATCAAGACAGCGTTTGACCTAGCTTTGGTTCAAGAATTAGAGACAACTATGCAATTCATAGCTTCAGTGACTTCAGATGTGATGAAAACCAAAGAAACCATCACCTCCCAATACAAAAAAACTATAATAATAAAAAATGAAACATAGCAGATGAAGACAAAGACAAAGGGCTTGAAATATATGCAGGATTGCTCAAACTGATTAGTTACGTAGTATACAACTGTCTAGTTTTGTCCATTTTCAGAATTCTGTAGTTCAGCTAGTTTCAATTATCAAATGTCAAATTTGTTATCATAGATTTTTTCTCCAACATTCTATTCTCCTGCACTGTCATGTGCCTAAAGTATAATAAAAAAAATGCAATAAGAGTTCTGCATGAGCTAAAATGGTGGACAAATCAGCTAAAAACCAGTATGAATCAAAACTTTCAAAGTAAATCCAGGAAAATACAAGCAGTTTGGATACAAATGTATGAAGACTGCCACATTGACATACAAGATTCCCAAAGTATGAGCAAGAAGCGTACCTTCAATTGAACGAAGTTCATTGTGGCTGAGGTCTAGCATTTGGACCCACAATAATTTCTCAATGGATCCCACCCGTGTTAAGGATAACTTATTTAGACGTAGACATATGTAATTGCCAATGCTTGAAGAAGCCAGGGTTTCATGGCTAAAGCAGTGTTTTAGTAGAGACTCCTTACTAGAAGTTATCTGCAATATTTACCAAAATGTAAGGATCAGTGAAACTTGAAGAGATGTAAAAGTAAAGTGACTGAATGTACACTAAGCTCTTTACAAGATAATGCTCATAGAATTGTAATTGCAACTATAAAGTAAAATACAAAAAGAAAAAGGAGTGGACGAGCATATTGAGTACCTAGGTGTCTCATAAAATAGTTGTCTACCTCCCTAGGACTTCCAATGAATGATAAATAAATAAATAAATAAATAAATAAATAAAAGATGGAGTAGCCTACTCAAAACAATCAGAACATGGAGTTTCACAAATATTAAAAAAAAAAATGTTCAACTTAAAAATAAGGATTTGGTATGTTCGCCCCCCATAACCGAGCACCCGAACCTCAGCCATATGCCCAGTAACCCCGTCTCCTTCCCTCATCCTCCTCCTGAATGTATTCAGACCCAAAGGTATGTATAATTGATGATTAGCTACCGGTATCAACAGTTTCAAGAGCCTATGTATCTATATCTACCACTTGGCTCGGAGTGAATTTGAACTTTTTGAAAACTCAGATCCAAAGCTTGTACAACACAAAAACCAATTGCCACAGAAGCCTCTATATCCCAAACAAATCACAACTGAGAGATCTATGTGCCCAGAAGAAAAATCATTGGAGATTAAAATTGAAGCAAATTAAAAACTCACACCCTCTTGCTGCCAACAGTAGACCACTAGTAATCAAGCTTCTAAAAGGCCCCGCCTAGAACCGCCTAGTCCCCGCCTAGGCTCTAGGCTGCAACAAGCCGCCTCGCTTTTCTTCCAGGCCTTTGTGCCAGGCTGTGGGCGATTAGGCGGCCGCCTAGCTCGCCTAAATGCCGCCTAGCCCGCCTAGACACCGCCTTGCCCGCCTAGGCTGCTAAGCTCTCCGGCTAATTTTCTTTTCTTTTTGTGGTGGGATTGTTATATTGTGGGGAGTATGAGAGTATATGAGTTAATTGTGTGTTTAAAATTAGAAGTGTATATGTTTATTGTTGTTGTTGCTCACTTTTACGGGAAGTTATGCTAAATTTTAGTTATAATTTATTTTATAAATGAGTATGACTAGATTATGTTGAATAATTTATCTATATTTAACCGTTTTTAAATATTAAATTGCATAAAATATATATTTTTAATTAATAAATCTTAAAAAATACAAATCGCCTAATCCTCGCCTAGGCTGTCCAGGCTCTAGGCTGTGGGTTACCGCCCGCCTAGCGCCTAGCGCCTTTTAGAACATTGCTAGTAATTGAGGTCACTCCACTGAGGTACTCCTACGAGTCTACGACTCCTCCACCAGGCTCCACTCTGTTGCACGACATCATCACGGCCATCCGATATGAGACGTCAAAATTGGTAAGAATCAATGGTGGGTATCTGAGCAGGAGAAAGCTCCATCAAACTTTGGCATACAGGATCTGGTCAGACCCAAAGTCGGATCTTATCGTTCCTTTCCATGTGCTCCAATCTGAGAACTTGAATTATTTTACAGCATGACTGAAGGAGATAGGGAAATACGAAAAAGGAAGGTTGTAGATCGACAAATCCTGAAGCCTGGGCAAAACATACGACTGAAGGGGATACATTCCGATTTGTCGAATGCGGATGTAAGCTAGTTTGACTAACTGACTATATAGCAAGCATATGCAAGAGATATCTGGGAAATTATTGTTTGGGAACTCCTTTGGACATTCAAGTTTTTATCTTTCTCATCCCCAGAATCCAGATCCAAGCTTTAGGGGGGGTGTTAATGATTTTCTCCTCTCTTTTAAGTTTCTATACATGTGGCATGTTCATGATTTCATCAGCAAAGAAGTGATGCCATCCCATCACTTAATTGACACTTCAGCATATAACTAACAAATCACCACATAACAGAGTTTTTAACAGACTTTTATAATTGAGGTATGAAAGTGTCAAACGGAACTAACTTCAGGTATGTAAAGGTTAAAAATTGAAACTTGGGTATCAAACTGAAGATGACCCTATAACTTGGGGTAAAGCGTAATTAATCCTAAAAATAACTCAATATACGATAATGCATTCAGCAGCAGCATCAGAATGAATGTACTTCCATGATACCATTGCAGAAATTGGATTGTTTGATAATAAACAGTAATCACTGTAATGCAACAAGTTAACAACTATGTCTTGACATGAACCCACTGATACTGAAGTGGAAACATGAATACACATCAAGATGACATGTAGCACCATCCTTAACAATTAACTTGAGATGCTGAAAGGATAGAGGATTAGAGGATCAGGCTTTTTTCAGGAAGAAAAGAAAATTACCTGCTGCAAGCAAACTAAGCTGTGCTCATCTTTGTAATACTGACGATGTGTCGCATCCAACTTTATTAGGTCAGCATAAAGCTCCAGAACTTGTTCAGAATTGACCGTCTTGTTTCCACATTGAGACTGAATATCATCCTGAGCTGTTAGTAATCTTGCCAACGTCAGTTTTCCAATTTTACTGCAAGGAGCAAGAGGAGCACTTAGTTAGATACGAAAAACTAAGCGAATAGAAAAATTCAAACTAAAAATCTGCCCATGAAATGGAACAGGCTTACCAGCTTGTCTCTGACAACAATTCTCGGAAAATAGCAATTTCATTAGCAATAGTCTCTGCACGCCAATTTGAAGTCGTTGGCTCATCAACATTATGAATCATCAGACTATCAATAGAGAGTGATTTGTGTGGCTCCTCAGATCGTGTTTGGTACAAGGAGAAATTTTCATCTCTCCACAAGATTTGATCCCTGCCCTGCTTTTTAGATGGTTCAGTATCAACAGGACACAGACACACTTTGAAAACCAGCCGTGTCAGATGGCTATAGTCAAAACCACTTGAAGAAACAATACCCTGAGACAGTCGTACACTAACTTCCAGTGGACCAGCTTCTTCAGACTGGGAGTTTGCTTCTGGGAATCGAATATGTGTAACCCAAACTTGGGAAAACTGGGAGCTAATTTGTAATAGTGGTTTCCAATCCAAATCTTCTATGCAAAATGAAGATTCAATAGTTACTGTAGATGAATTTACACCTTTGACAGATTGATTAAAATATAGAACCAGTGGAAATGTTCCTGAATCAGAATGGAAACTTTCAAAAGGTGATGCTGAACAATCGTCTGAGTGCCCATTTCTTGATAGAATGACATTGGATCCATGGGCAGGCCAAGAAGAAGCAAGTATGGGAGCATCCATTTTCACCGTTTGATCAAGAAGCCAATGGTAGTGAAACCAACCACTTTGATCATCTGGATCGGTAAA encodes the following:
- the LOC101296487 gene encoding uncharacterized protein LOC101296487, whose product is MHGLSRRAPKPEEEEALAAKARDLRALQTQFLSNHHSKIYTKEALDVSAKLLAKNPECYTAWNYRKLAVQHNLLAVQSQPDSDSDAIKSILDEELKVVGDALKTNYKSYGAWHHRKWVLSKGHCSLDFELGLLKKFQKEDSRNFHAWNYRRFVAALLNRSEKEELDYTTEMIQNNLSNYSAWHNRSVLLSSLLKKDAQGFCPKEKVLNDEYELVQQAIFTDPDDQSGWFHYHWLLDQTVKMDAPILASSWPAHGSNVILSRNGHSDDCSASPFESFHSDSGTFPLVLYFNQSVKGVNSSTVTIESSFCIEDLDWKPLLQISSQFSQVWVTHIRFPEANSQSEEAGPLEVSVRLSQGIVSSSGFDYSHLTRLVFKVCLCPVDTEPSKKQGRDQILWRDENFSLYQTRSEEPHKSLSIDSLMIHNVDEPTTSNWRAETIANEIAIFRELLSETSCKIGKLTLARLLTAQDDIQSQCGNKTVNSEQVLELYADLIKLDATHRQYYKDEHSLVCLQQITSSKESLLKHCFSHETLASSSIGNYICLRLNKLSLTRVGSIEKLLWVQMLDLSHNELRSIEGLEAMLLLSCLNLGNNKLGSFTALAPLRMLKSLQVLDISFNEIGSHTIDKTRYLCSSPLSHTEEISWNNDQIMKGGVNVTSYWDAFLIFKSMSLTQLAISGNTVAGENFKSFLVKVVPTLEWLDGDKLH